TACTTATTTAGCACATTGTTTTATCCaaagtaacattttataaaaatgtgtatttaagtATTGCAAATTATCTCATTGTCATGCTTGTTTTTAGAGGGTTTTTCAGAAACGGAAAGCAAGCACTCCTCGAAAATATAAAATGCTAAAACAACTAGAGGGGATGAAGGAAGAAACTGAAATCAGGCCAGACAGCACTGTACTATTTGCTGGTAATTAACACAGTTATACACAGAACCTCTTATTTGTTCCTCGCACTGATTAAATGAGTAAAATTTATTGAATAGATAAAAACGTTTGGGTCATTCTCATGAAACCATTGAACCATGGCAATAAtggttttaaatataaaacatataattcagtaacacaaaaaatgattataataaaGATAATTGTGTTCTACCTTGCACAAAGAATAATTTTAACatcaaaatgaattttgtatATTATTGCATTTGCTGCTGAtaatctcattaccgtaacacaTCCAGCCATGTCTGACTGCAtgatatgttgtaatttaaacagagtaaaattaaaatattctgaaaaaatatagacaTCAAAGTTCTACTAGATGTTCACAATTGCcctaatttgtttttaaaaaatattcatgtgtaaaaaataaatccatgacgGATGTTCTCATCCTCCATAACATTTTATAGGACTGTTTACACACATGCAGATCTTTACATGAAGCTTGATTTTGTTTGAAGTAACACATCTGCCAGTACCACATTAACAGATGACTTTATACTGTAGTTAACTGTAGTTAAAATTGCCCTACTCTCATTACCGATACAGGCAGTTTTCCACATTTACAAAATTTATAattcttaataaaaaatatatttcagtaGTGTCCAAGTAAGGAATGATGAATAAAAATTTAGGCATCATgacttctcttttttttatgttatttacattttagacTATTACGGTAATGAGATTTTTAAGGTCTTATTTGTTCAAAGACGTTTTAGTGTTTCTAAACATGTCAGACCTTGTATTTAATGGTAAAAGGAAATTGGTTGATGAAAGTATTCTTCAATCATGTTTGACCACCAAGATTTCATGAGAACCACCCACTTACATATTTCCTAAATGCCATGTATGTATGTTTCAAGgcagtcattttaaatatagttatattatattgcttATTTCTGAACACAGAGCATGAATACTACCTTATGCCCACATCACCTATAAGGCAGATGACTGTTGGAGAACTAACTGATGTGTGTGCAGTTGTTGAGGTCGGCACAGCAGACGAAGATCTTTCTATTAGGTCTACTGAAGGGTCTTACCCTCTCCAGGATTCACATATTTCATCTTGCAGCGGTGggattctttctttcttccattcCCCACTGGAATTATAAAAGGCTTTATATTTATGAACATTGTCTTCTGCAAGCATAATTGTATATCATTTCCTCAACAGATAGTGACACAGAGAGCACACACAGTGAAGATGATTTAGTGCAGGTAAGAGTgcatatgaatgaataaaaatgttattacagGTATGTTATATGCCAATGTGTTTTAGTGCTAAGTGTGTCTTTTGTTCTCCTGTAGCTTCCTCAGGACCTGTCTTTAAATGCTTCGCAAAGATCATCGAGCAGTTCCGTGTTAAAAATCCCACCTTCAGATCAATCTCCAACATTCAGCACATTAGGAAAAACTAATTTTAGAGTGACCAGCTACAGAGAAGACTCACCCCTCATTGCATATAATACTGCTCCATGGCTACCCTTCCTGTTTAACTCACAGAATGAAGTGCAACCCTTGAGCCTGACCCCTACACTGGATCTCACCTGCAGCCCAACTCGGGCAAGTGTGATAGCAGACGCTATCGATCTTTCCGTTACAAAAGGCAAAGCACAATGCTGAAGACACTTGACATTTACAGCATGCTGCTAATAAGCGAAGATGCATTACAACACTAACCCAAAAgtttcacattgaaaatgaaagttctcAGGCACTAGATTCTAGTGTTTGTGTTTATCGTCAAAAACAAGAGAGTTGAATCGTCAATATGTTTTCTGAAACCGCAAAACACTACCTCATTTTGTTATCTTGCTAAATATGCAACATGTAGACCTACCTCTTAGATGTGTGATGCTTTAAATAATGAAGTTTTGGGAGTGTAACAAAGTAATAGAATGCAGCATTTCACATGTGGTGAATTGAAGAGTCAGACAGCAGCTGAAACAAATTATGTTAGTTGCTAAAAATTCTatcaaaattattaattttataGGTATAACAAAATACTGAGATTATGATTGAATTGTataaggatttttatgtgtatttttatatgaatttgCTACATCAGTTTGGAATGACTTTTTGGTAAGTTTTATGAATTAAGAATTGTTACATTCAATTGTTAGGAGAAACATTGTGTCAGTTTAAGATCAGCACTCAAATATCTGTTGGTACTACCAACACTTGAATAGAGAAGTTTTTCAACTGTGTTATAACTTTTTCGTGTTCTCAAAGAATCTTGTCACTCTCGTTCTCAAAGAATCTTGTTTCAGTGAGATTTTTGTACGATCACTCTTGTGTACAATGAACAAATacgttatttaaaagtaaatataaaaacaggttTATTGTAGTGTCAAAAGGatttatacagtacacaatACAAAATCTTTGCAACACTCAATTTCTTGTATAATGTACACTAAAACAGTGGTTCGAAGTATTAGTAGTAAAACGATAATTGATGTgcagtagaaaaaaataatttactaaGGTTTATGCATATTACAtgattttacaaagaaatgaaatacATTAAAGAGTATGTGCATGTGGTGGTGACTAAAATGGTTGTGTTCTTGGTTTGGCTGCATCTTTATTCCATGTGTCATTTATTTTGtctatcatttcatttttactacACATTAAGGTTAGTGGTGTACAATTTCATACTGATGCATTTAATAGGAAACTTTTTACATCTATTAGATAGCCTATAtgctttcaaaatgtttcattgAATTGAGAAAGTACACTGACAACAGTGTAGCACAACTTATACAAAATGTCACATAGAAATGTGCtgtcttacttaaaaaaactctcgaattaaatgaataaatttaaatgaatacaATCCCTGctttctcacctttttatgtTTTGGACACTTTAAATCCAAGTAAAACTCTCATGTAAATTTAATCTATATAAGTGACTCTTACACCTCTGTACTTACTTCTACAGGAATGataaaatcatttataaaactataaCTGAGATTGTAAAAATcttcatatttcattttgttgGGTTTTGAAACGCTGATATTTTTAATTGGTCCATGAAATGTTGGGCAGAGACCATTCAGCCCACCAGTCTGAATGATGCGAGAAGTCTTCACTTCTCAAAGTATGGCAAATAAAAGAACTTGAATCCTCTTCTCCCCCTAACTGCACAGCTTATATAGATCACATGataaactgaaacaaaaaagaaagcaaGAGAATAAaggaattacattttttaaatatgtatctGTTACCAAAGGCCATTTATGATGCAGCGCTTTTCTCTCGTGGCTGTTTTACAAAGATGACTTGACATTTCATAACACTAACATAATGTTCGGTAACTGATATTTAAGGCAAAGGTTACTctataaaaacacatgaatacACATTCAGCTCTTACCACCAGGAATGAAAAGAAGAAATCCGGGAACAAAAAAAATTGCACTTGAAACACCTGTAAAAAAGGAAACACTTCAGTTGTTACATTACTATAGTGCACAAAAAGCCTTTAAACAAGGTAATTTAGCTTCTGACTAGCTTCAGATATAGAAACTGACACGTTTTAGGTAAAACAAGCTGAATTTGTGTGTTAAAGCAAAAAAGATCTTGCACATGTGTAAAAGTATTTACAACCAATGTTACAGGTCTTACCTACGTGTGGGTTTAACTGTATGACAATGCCTGTAAAGATCAAAGCTGATAGAAGAGAGAAGCGGGAGATGACACGTGAGTACGCAGATGACTATCTAAGTCATTACTATGCAAATGACAATCACacctgaatatatatatatatgagttGACAGCAGTATACACACAGGCAAAACTATATCCAGTCAAATAGAACAAGAGCTCCACGACTCAAATCACAAACACGTTCTCATCGAGGAGATATGGTGTACTTTTCAGGATAAAGGATTAAACCACAAAGGTATGAATGTCTCACCGACTCCAGTGATTAAGAGGAGGAATGAAGCCAGAACAACTCGTCTGTTCTTCTTCACCAAAGGGTGAGACGTCCACCTGGGAACAACCCACATAGAACACAGAACATCAAAAactatattcaaaaacacaattGCACAAATGAATTTACAGTATTGTTTTACACTGTGCGTGTATATATTTTGTGAGGGCTGAATGTCTTCACTAGCAATATAGTGCAATAAGTCAACCAACTTGTGAAGTTATTTTACTGGTCCTCACTAGATAAAATGGCTCATTAATCGGCAAATCATGTTTTACTTTAAATCTAATGCTGTGCACATGTTTCTTTGATGGTTAGATTTATGGATAAGGTTAGAGACGGGATAATGTCATTAgtctgatataaaatcaatggaagtctatgacCTCAATAATATAGTGAAACaaacgtgtgtgcgtgttacCCGCAGCAGTGAGCAGACAGCTGTGTGACTGAGCTGAGTGTGCTGAATGACCACTGAGAGCTACAGTAGGACAGGGTAGCAGGatcactgaaacacaaacacacatttagcAATTTAATGGATTGTTTGGTAATGTATGCAAAGGTAAAAccttttaaagaatgttgttctTATTTTAATACAAAGAATGTCAAGTGAAGCTCTTTAGTAACTAACATTCAACCCAACaactctttttgtgtttttcgagacaaaaaaagacaaacctGATTTTAAAAAAGTTGTTGAAAGTAGAGTTCACAGTGCCACATAAAGCATCTTCATTTTCCAGGTTCTGTGGGTGACCACAAAATAAAGTCAGTCATTTGCCCGATGGTCTCTTTAAAGTCACCACTTTTTTACATATCGTGATGTACATCCAATtgaaacgacttctgaaatttgaaaaaaagtAGGGCGGGACTTCATGTCGCCCTCCCCTAATTGATTGGACCGTTGTAAGTTGGCCTGATACACCACCGGTACCCATTGGACAGTaggtatagtcctacctctttgtTGTTTAGAGGGAGAGAGGAGctgaatgtttttgattaaagattacaactgtaaatacattttacaaaaataatgatgtgcatggataaatcatttataataaccactgcaacactgtgtaataAATtagcattatcatttttaattgcatggtgactttaaaaagATTTTTCACACACTTGTTGCACAGCATATAAATATCTGACCTGATATTTCAGATTGCTGTGTTCAGGGGTGCCAGCTGAAGCAGAGGGATGACATTGCTGTTTGGCAAAAGACAGAGGTCCGAATGTCATCTCCCCCCCGCCGTCCTTCTCTCTCCCCTTCCATTCATCCACATCCTCTCCAGGCACCACGCCTTCCTCCTCCCCCTCCAGGACAAATGCGTCATCAATTGTGAACTGTGTCCCCATAGCTACAAGCCCTCCTACATTGAATGGGTGTTAACTGACAAACACTGTAAAGTTCATAAAAAGTCTAACGTTAGTTATTGAGTTAGTCTGTATGTTCTGGCCTCTATATTATTTACGTTTACTAAGCGAAATCACGTGAAATGCACAGTAATGAAATTTACAATCGCGACAAACCATTAAGAGACGACAAAAGAAAACTATCTTTGTGTAAAGTGGTGTATGTAAAAAATGGCAAAATCTTTAAAATAGAGAAACTACTTTACTTGTTTAGACGCATAAACACGCACTAATCACAACAAAGTGAATCTTGACCATAAATGTGAACATAAAACCATTTAGATTTGCTATGTATGTACTTTGAGTATTGCCACATGGACAACTCTTTTGAACAAAAACATGACTTGGTATAATTTGTCCGGTCATGTTGAACAGATCTCTATTTGACCATTTGAGCCGATTCAGCAATTCTGTCAACCCACAAACGCAACCAACACCCCGGTGACAGAGCAGTTGCCCCGGGGAAgcatgtgactttaaaactgagATTACTCTTCCGCTTGCTCTTAACACTACAACCGCCCAAAACAAACGATCTGTAGGTAAACTCCTTGCATAACATTCATATAATCGCGTACCACTGCAGTACAGATTTAAACCACCGTTTtcgttaaaaataaaagttaggTTTCTTTTTTTACGCGATACTTTTTACCTTTTACTTGTACTACATCTACTTTTGTTAAGATTTCTGTAATATAGTTGTAATTACAAAGGTATAATGTATTTCATGAGCAGTTAGCCTGAACGTTTAGGCCCGGTTACACAGACAAGGCTtgagactagtcccagactaaaatgaatgtttgaactgtcgcaactgaaaataacttgccctgacatattttaaaatggaccagtgccattgttttggcttaagatgcacaccaataatgtttttttctaaagcaTCTTTATAAAAGCGATTTAAATATCCCAATTTAACTAgtgcatagtcctggtttaagataagcattgtctgtgaaaccgggcctaaaagaTCAAAGAGACGACCATCCCGTTATACACTACAACAATAACGTTACCGCAATATAACAAAGGATCCTCTAAGTTACTCACTCTCGATTTCTCTTGACCCTCTTCAATTACACATCATTTTCTCTGCCATGATGCTGTTATACCTTTCAAGCAACGAATTAATGTGctcaaaagtattttttactcGGCGTATCCACCGGAGAAACTTTAACCTAAACTTTGCTAGTTACAGCTGCTTCTTTTTCGTGGgtcaaacacaaacagacaaaaagcGTACTAGTTTACTCTTTTGCGACCCCTGGAGGATCGGAGGGTGGAACAGTTTGTCACAAAAAACTTTCTTCCAGAGACaaatctgtcatcgtttacttacCCTAATGACATTCCAGACCtggatgactttctttctttcttttgcagaatacaaaaaagATAACCAAGTGACACTGGCCCTTGTTGACTTTCATTTCAGTGTGCCACTTAAGAAATATACAGGGGGcagttgcataaacatagcTGCTAAAttaagactgtgtcttaacaactATTCTCAaagactagcaattagttaggactaatcagttttacttttcatatttcaattagaccaatctacctttttataatTGACTTAAAGAATGACCATCCTTGAAGAAAAAAGTTAGGTGACTATTAACTTGTAAGCCTATAAGCAGTGTATACAACCGGCCCCGGGATTGGAATggtatgagggtgaataatactgtttagggctgcagctatcgattcttttactaatcgagtattctactgatttttccatcgattaatcgggtattcggataataagtactttttctttattaaaaagcaatactaaatatacaagagaaaataagacaggtctcttaaaatgagtaaaacaactaatttgtttcctttttagaacaattagtttttattgctgaaatagcatacattaatatctgtgaaaactaaacccatttagtacattccattgccatattaaattcaaaatgcaacataatacaaatatataaataagaaacatgaataaaaatggaaataataatttcaaacaatagcctatgacttttatttttgcaggtcgtcagacgcttattttttagtatgtctgtttcttcactcaaacaataacatgtttgtgaaataaactctcagcgcaactctggaggtgaagtttatgtcctcattcagcgcagacgcagacaaattcatgagcatcacgcgtgtagcatgttaaactgtgcagttcattcactcagacacgcagaccagacagatgaaatgtgtaaataactggattcggtgtccactagtcggaggtggacgaagtacacaa
This sequence is a window from Triplophysa rosa linkage group LG4, Trosa_1v2, whole genome shotgun sequence. Protein-coding genes within it:
- the tmem134 gene encoding transmembrane protein 134 isoform X1, which gives rise to MGTQFTIDDAFVLEGEEEGVVPGEDVDEWKGREKDGGGEMTFGPLSFAKQQCHPSASAGTPEHSNLKYQNLENEDALCGTVNSTFNNFFKISDPATLSYCSSQWSFSTLSSVTQLSAHCCGWTSHPLVKKNRRVVLASFLLLITGVALIFTGIVIQLNPHVGVSSAIFFVPGFLLFIPGVYHVIYISCAVRGRRGFKFFYLPYFEK
- the irf2a gene encoding interferon regulatory factor 2a, whose amino-acid sequence is MPIDRMRMRPWLEQQITSGLIQGLHWVNEEKRIFQIPWMHAARQGWDLDKDAPLFMNWAIHTGKYRPGIDKPDPKTWKANFRCAMNSLPDIEEVKDKSIKRGSNAFRMYRMLTPTEKAVKKGKKKIDLEQRSKRVFQKRKASTPRKYKMLKQLEGMKEETEIRPDSTVLFAEHEYYLMPTSPIRQMTVGELTDVCAVVEVGTADEDLSIRSTEGSYPLQDSHISSCSDSDTESTHSEDDLVQLPQDLSLNASQRSSSSSVLKIPPSDQSPTFSTLGKTNFRVTSYREDSPLIAYNTAPWLPFLFNSQNEVQPLSLTPTLDLTCSPTRASVIADAIDLSVTKGKAQC
- the tmem134 gene encoding transmembrane protein 134 isoform X2, whose product is MTFGPLSFAKQQCHPSASAGTPEHSNLKYQNLENEDALCGTVNSTFNNFFKISDPATLSYCSSQWSFSTLSSVTQLSAHCCGWTSHPLVKKNRRVVLASFLLLITGVALIFTGIVIQLNPHVGVSSAIFFVPGFLLFIPGVYHVIYISCAVRGRRGFKFFYLPYFEK